One genomic region from Desulfovibrio oxyclinae DSM 11498 encodes:
- a CDS encoding SHOCT domain-containing protein — MIKEKFAKGELTADEYQRMKEVLTRQ; from the coding sequence ATCATCAAGGAAAAATTCGCAAAGGGAGAACTCACTGCGGATGAATACCAACGAATGAAGGAAGTGCTGACAAGACAATAA
- a CDS encoding recombinase family protein: MKIGYARVSKADGSQNLDLQRDALLKAGVPAKRIYEDMASGKKGKRPGLDACLKALRQGDILLIWKLDRLGRDLKHLVCVVQELAEKDIGFKVLTGRGADIDTTSASGKLIFGIFAALAEFERELIRERTMAGLEAARARGRKGGRRFALNKTQVQMAQAAMKNKTTSVRNLCKELGVTRVTLYRYVSPSGALRGHGIQVLNPHAPHA; the protein is encoded by the coding sequence ATGAAAATTGGTTACGCACGAGTGTCAAAAGCTGATGGCTCACAAAATTTAGATCTCCAACGAGATGCTTTGCTGAAGGCAGGAGTTCCTGCTAAGCGCATTTATGAAGACATGGCTTCCGGCAAGAAAGGCAAACGTCCAGGTTTGGACGCTTGCCTAAAAGCTCTACGCCAAGGAGACATTCTGTTGATTTGGAAGCTTGATCGCCTAGGGCGAGATCTCAAGCACCTTGTATGCGTGGTGCAAGAACTTGCTGAGAAGGATATTGGCTTTAAAGTCCTCACAGGGCGTGGGGCAGATATCGACACAACCTCTGCAAGTGGCAAGCTGATTTTTGGCATCTTCGCAGCCCTTGCCGAGTTCGAGCGTGAATTGATCAGAGAGCGAACCATGGCAGGGCTTGAAGCCGCCCGCGCTCGCGGTCGCAAGGGAGGACGGCGATTCGCTCTAAACAAGACCCAAGTACAAATGGCGCAAGCTGCAATGAAAAACAAGACAACTAGCGTGAGGAATCTCTGTAAAGAGCTTGGGGTAACACGGGTCACCCTTTATAGGTATGTAAGTCCAAGTGGTGCGTTAAGGGGGCATGGCATACAGGTTTTAAATCCACATGCCCCACATGCATAA
- a CDS encoding Tn3 family transposase gives MPRRTVLSSSQRTVFEVLPSVPDLLTRYYVLDEDELALISKCRRPRNRLGFALQLCLIKFPGRALRPDDEIPDSLVEFIAEQIGEESEVFCGYADRDQTRREHFKTLIEFFRLSRFGDSHYQEMVRWLTPIAVDNPKSTFLVGATLNELRRRKILHPALTVVERLVAQVKIQADRRVYNEVTGLLSDRHQADLKFWLNPRGEKSQSRLSWIRQPAGRPSPINVILIMEKLAAIRLLGLPSEVLDAVPTIRRKQLAQEGNRIAVHNLRMLNEQRRYTIMTVCLLEIQRSLMDEVVNMHDRIIGSLMRRSQRKQATQLQDDAKNIKTTVNVFSKLGQALIKAREEHLDPWELIEAELSWDDFXATVEAAENLSQPQRFDYLHYVDTSFNQIRRYAPTMLEHFDFRASSGGRDVLTAIDIIRDMNKTGKRKLPDQVPTSFIPKRWQPFIFETDGLNRRYYELCALSELRNRLRSGDVWVPGSRQFEDFNEYLMGPSAFRQLQESREIPVAVETDCTRYISERKELLESQLEEFQRLLRSNDLDTVCLKNGRLSMQPYRGNSVPDEAKQFSRRVYAELPRIKITDLLIEVDQWTGFTEQFTHLRTGQPSQDKESLLSVILSDGINLGLTRMAEASSGASYKQLSWVSDWYVRSECYSRGLAEITNYHHIIPLAGQWGDGSTSSSDGQHFPLGSVGRGLGDVNARYGRDPGVIFYTHISDQYTPFHSQLINATARDATYVLDGLLYHESNLNIEEHYTDTAGFTDHVFALCHLLGFRFAPRIRNIGDVKLYTFGSAKRWADLEPLIGSKIKQKDIENQWEEILRLASSIRLGTVTASLIIRKLASYPRQNKLALAIRELGRLERTLFLLDWVKKPELRSRVQAGLNKGESRNALARAVFFNRLGEVRDRSFESQCYRTSGLNLVVATIILWNTVYLEKAVKKVREEMDVPEEFQSYLSPLGWEHINLTGDYIWNLGQTP, from the coding sequence ATGCCTCGCAGAACAGTCCTTTCCTCTTCCCAGAGAACCGTTTTTGAAGTCTTACCAAGCGTTCCGGATTTACTCACACGGTACTACGTTTTGGACGAAGACGAACTTGCACTTATTTCCAAATGTAGACGGCCACGCAATCGGCTCGGATTTGCTTTACAACTCTGTCTCATCAAATTCCCTGGAAGGGCCTTACGACCCGATGATGAAATTCCCGATTCCTTGGTCGAATTCATTGCAGAGCAAATAGGAGAAGAGTCGGAAGTCTTCTGTGGCTACGCGGACAGAGACCAGACGCGCAGAGAGCATTTTAAGACCTTGATAGAGTTTTTCCGGCTTTCAAGATTTGGAGATAGTCACTATCAAGAGATGGTGCGCTGGCTGACGCCAATTGCTGTAGACAATCCAAAGAGTACTTTCCTTGTAGGTGCAACCCTAAATGAATTGAGACGTCGCAAAATTCTGCATCCTGCTTTGACAGTTGTGGAACGCCTCGTTGCCCAGGTGAAGATCCAAGCAGATCGCAGAGTCTACAATGAAGTGACCGGCCTGTTGTCCGACAGGCACCAGGCTGATCTTAAATTTTGGCTTAATCCACGAGGCGAGAAATCACAGAGTAGACTTTCATGGATTCGTCAACCTGCTGGCCGTCCTTCTCCTATAAATGTGATTTTGATAATGGAAAAGTTGGCCGCTATCCGGTTGCTTGGTCTTCCTTCCGAGGTCTTGGACGCAGTACCGACAATTCGCCGCAAGCAACTTGCCCAAGAAGGTAATCGAATTGCTGTGCATAATCTGCGAATGTTGAATGAACAAAGACGGTATACGATCATGACCGTATGCTTGCTTGAAATTCAACGCTCCTTAATGGATGAGGTCGTCAACATGCATGACCGCATCATTGGCTCCCTAATGCGGCGTAGCCAACGAAAACAGGCTACTCAGCTACAAGATGATGCAAAGAACATCAAAACAACCGTCAACGTTTTCTCAAAGCTTGGCCAAGCCTTAATCAAAGCGCGTGAGGAGCATTTAGACCCTTGGGAGCTAATCGAGGCTGAACTGTCCTGGGATGATTTTCNTGCAACGGTTGAAGCTGCTGAAAACCTGTCTCAACCTCAGCGGTTCGATTATCTCCATTATGTTGACACGAGTTTCAATCAGATTCGGCGGTATGCTCCAACCATGTTGGAGCATTTTGACTTCCGTGCAAGCTCTGGTGGACGGGATGTTCTTACAGCTATTGATATCATCCGTGACATGAACAAAACGGGCAAACGCAAATTGCCCGACCAAGTTCCTACTTCATTTATCCCAAAACGCTGGCAACCATTTATTTTCGAAACTGATGGCCTGAACCGTAGGTACTATGAACTGTGCGCTTTAAGCGAACTCCGTAACCGACTCCGTTCTGGCGATGTATGGGTACCAGGCAGCCGTCAATTCGAAGATTTCAACGAATACCTCATGGGCCCTTCCGCTTTTCGTCAGCTTCAGGAGTCTCGTGAAATACCTGTAGCGGTCGAAACGGATTGCACAAGATACATCTCAGAGCGGAAAGAACTCCTTGAAAGTCAGTTGGAAGAATTCCAAAGGCTTCTCAGAAGCAATGATTTGGATACGGTTTGTCTCAAGAATGGTAGGCTTTCAATGCAACCATATAGGGGTAACTCTGTTCCCGATGAAGCCAAGCAATTCAGCCGGCGCGTATATGCAGAGCTTCCTCGCATTAAAATTACCGATCTCCTCATTGAAGTAGATCAATGGACAGGTTTCACCGAACAATTCACTCATTTGAGAACTGGCCAACCATCTCAAGACAAGGAATCTCTTTTGTCAGTGATTCTCTCAGATGGGATTAATCTTGGACTGACAAGGATGGCAGAGGCTAGTTCCGGGGCCTCGTATAAACAGTTGTCTTGGGTTTCGGATTGGTATGTCAGAAGCGAATGCTATTCCAGAGGGTTGGCTGAGATAACCAATTACCACCACATAATTCCACTTGCAGGACAGTGGGGCGATGGCTCCACCTCGTCTTCAGACGGGCAGCACTTTCCTCTTGGCAGTGTTGGTCGAGGCCTCGGAGATGTAAATGCCCGATATGGGCGAGATCCCGGTGTGATTTTCTACACCCACATCTCGGATCAATACACCCCATTTCACAGCCAGCTCATCAACGCAACAGCACGCGATGCAACCTATGTCCTGGACGGCTTGCTTTACCATGAAAGCAATCTCAATATTGAAGAACACTACACTGACACCGCAGGTTTTACGGACCATGTGTTTGCTCTTTGCCATTTGCTCGGATTTCGTTTTGCTCCCCGAATTCGCAACATAGGTGACGTAAAACTATACACCTTTGGCAGCGCAAAACGCTGGGCTGACCTGGAGCCGTTGATAGGATCAAAGATCAAGCAAAAGGACATTGAGAACCAATGGGAAGAGATATTGAGGCTGGCAAGCTCAATTCGATTGGGAACCGTTACGGCATCCCTCATAATTCGTAAGTTGGCCTCCTATCCACGGCAAAACAAATTGGCTTTGGCCATACGCGAGCTTGGGCGTTTGGAAAGGACTCTTTTCCTATTGGATTGGGTCAAAAAGCCAGAACTCCGTTCTCGTGTTCAAGCCGGTCTGAACAAAGGGGAGTCCAGAAACGCACTTGCTCGTGCAGTGTTTTTCAATCGACTCGGAGAAGTCCGAGATCGTTCTTTTGAAAGCCAGTGCTATAGGACTTCTGGTCTAAACCTTGTCGTAGCTACGATAATCCTCTGGAACACGGTCTATCTGGAAAAGGCCGTGAAAAAAGTACGAGAGGAAATGGATGTTCCGGAGGAGTTTCAGAGCTACCTTTCTCCGCTTGGATGGGAGCACATCAATCTCACAGGAGATTATATCTGGAATCTTGGCCAAACGCCTTAA
- a CDS encoding DndE family protein has product MKFSRIRLPKQTTNRLTNLKGKTGLNPNVLMRYGVLLSLKEISDPIYEDQACDGMELHRHVLLGDLDQIISALVIQRFSKTPQYPDPFTCFKAHLYRGVDILFAKVKGLGDLGVLVDNT; this is encoded by the coding sequence ATGAAATTTTCACGAATCAGACTCCCGAAGCAAACAACTAATAGACTGACGAACTTAAAAGGCAAGACCGGACTCAATCCGAACGTGTTGATGAGGTACGGTGTTCTTTTATCTTTAAAGGAGATATCTGACCCAATCTATGAAGATCAAGCCTGTGACGGCATGGAGCTTCACAGACATGTGCTCCTAGGTGATTTGGACCAGATCATTAGTGCATTGGTCATACAACGATTTTCAAAGACCCCCCAATATCCAGACCCGTTCACTTGCTTTAAAGCACACCTGTATCGCGGTGTGGATATATTGTTTGCCAAGGTCAAGGGGCTTGGGGATTTAGGAGTTCTGGTGGACAACACTTAA
- the dndD gene encoding DNA sulfur modification protein DndD gives MILNKILITNITSFKGEHVLSFEHTPQRSVSIISGDNGAGKTSLLQAMKVGLYGQFLFNNNKNKYLDYIDGFIRSGESSASIELDFRQRTLSGIEDFTVKRSWQRNDGKIKETLIILKNNEQYQEVTPKFFQEFIFSIIPLGMMELFFFDGEKINNLGESLRSGEISSAVKKLIGLSAVSGLEEAVSKYQSDSLKHKKDYQAILKAQQSLKNEKAAFHKEGEALHLRFAELNEAIKKGKKKLGDTETAFYEMGGNLASSHGALQARKTQLEKQLEEDSAKIKELSQSYLPLCVLSDELDELAEQLVLERKGEATQIVQEFAKERALLVDSALAEEGVPDRIRQIALNALEVPEEPTSKPIHNISATQTDEVLSAIGMVQDVIRPQALGVFSSINNAQKELSAIDSALEKVPDKYALSDTLSEMRKLNTKLSVQEAQLEEVVQKKKRVEGEINAIDNKLLQLAKQLEKGSSESKSEELAKQFPRVLARIKDDFFERRLKSLQRLILHNIRRLFRKDLLIHDVNISNDFSVELFGPAGSSIDLKRLSAGEQQILATAIQWALASVASGNIPTIIDTPLARLDSHHRRSLVQNYYPAIEQLILLSTDEEIDSELLADIRHKVSDVYALQHDQKYGCTEIVRIETDKALSEA, from the coding sequence ATGATACTTAATAAAATTTTAATTACGAATATTACATCTTTCAAAGGCGAGCACGTTCTCAGTTTTGAACACACCCCACAACGATCTGTTTCAATCATCAGTGGGGACAATGGGGCGGGTAAGACAAGTCTTCTTCAAGCAATGAAAGTCGGCTTATATGGCCAATTCTTGTTCAATAACAACAAGAATAAATACTTAGATTACATTGATGGTTTTATTAGAAGTGGTGAATCCTCCGCTTCTATCGAGTTGGATTTTCGGCAGCGCACTCTTTCTGGCATCGAGGATTTTACGGTTAAGAGAAGCTGGCAGAGGAATGACGGAAAGATCAAAGAGACTTTGATAATCCTGAAGAATAACGAACAGTATCAGGAAGTGACCCCCAAGTTTTTTCAAGAGTTCATTTTTAGTATCATCCCGTTGGGCATGATGGAATTGTTCTTCTTTGATGGTGAAAAGATTAATAATCTTGGAGAGTCATTGCGTTCTGGGGAAATCAGCAGCGCTGTAAAAAAACTGATCGGACTGAGTGCGGTAAGTGGATTAGAAGAAGCAGTAAGTAAGTATCAGAGCGATAGCCTAAAACACAAAAAAGATTATCAGGCAATTCTTAAAGCCCAACAGTCTTTGAAAAATGAGAAGGCCGCATTTCATAAAGAAGGAGAGGCGCTCCATCTCAGGTTCGCCGAATTGAATGAGGCAATAAAAAAGGGAAAAAAAAAGCTTGGGGATACAGAGACGGCTTTTTATGAAATGGGAGGCAATTTAGCATCTTCACACGGTGCCTTGCAGGCTCGTAAAACTCAACTTGAAAAACAGTTGGAAGAAGATAGCGCCAAAATCAAAGAGTTGTCTCAGAGCTATCTGCCTCTTTGTGTGTTGTCGGATGAGTTAGACGAATTAGCTGAACAGTTGGTATTGGAAAGAAAGGGTGAGGCGACGCAGATTGTTCAGGAATTCGCAAAAGAGCGTGCCTTGCTGGTCGATAGCGCATTAGCAGAAGAAGGGGTGCCTGACAGGATTCGACAAATCGCACTAAATGCTCTTGAAGTGCCTGAGGAACCAACATCAAAACCAATTCATAATATATCAGCCACTCAGACTGATGAGGTCCTCTCGGCAATTGGAATGGTTCAAGATGTTATTCGACCTCAAGCTCTGGGCGTATTCTCCTCAATAAATAATGCTCAGAAAGAGTTGTCAGCTATTGATTCTGCACTTGAAAAGGTGCCCGATAAGTACGCACTATCTGACACGTTGTCGGAAATGCGAAAACTAAACACCAAGCTTTCGGTTCAAGAAGCTCAGCTTGAAGAGGTTGTTCAGAAAAAAAAGCGTGTAGAAGGTGAGATAAACGCAATCGACAACAAATTACTGCAGTTGGCTAAACAGCTTGAAAAGGGAAGCTCTGAAAGCAAATCAGAGGAACTTGCAAAGCAGTTCCCACGGGTGTTGGCTAGAATAAAAGATGATTTTTTTGAACGTAGGTTGAAAAGCCTCCAGCGACTGATTTTGCACAATATCAGAAGGCTATTTAGGAAGGATCTGCTTATTCATGATGTGAATATTTCGAACGACTTTTCGGTTGAACTTTTCGGGCCTGCTGGATCAAGTATTGACTTGAAGCGACTCTCCGCAGGAGAACAGCAGATATTGGCCACCGCAATACAGTGGGCTTTAGCTTCGGTTGCAAGCGGTAATATACCAACAATTATCGACACACCCTTGGCTCGCCTTGATAGCCATCATCGTCGAAGTCTTGTCCAAAACTATTACCCTGCAATTGAGCAACTGATACTGCTTTCAACTGATGAAGAGATAGACTCGGAGTTGCTGGCGGATATTAGACACAAAGTGTCAGATGTCTACGCTCTTCAACACGACCAAAAGTATGGTTGTACGGAAATAGTTCGGATTGAAACAGACAAAGCGCTCAGCGAAGCCTAG